A DNA window from Enterobacter cloacae subsp. cloacae ATCC 13047 contains the following coding sequences:
- the nqrM gene encoding (Na+)-NQR maturation NqrM, whose amino-acid sequence MMLTFLATFAVFVLVIFGMSLGWIIKRKSIQGSCGGISSIGMEKVCDCPEPCDARKKRMAREQQRRIL is encoded by the coding sequence ATGATGCTGACGTTTCTGGCAACCTTCGCGGTCTTTGTACTGGTCATATTCGGCATGTCGTTAGGCTGGATCATCAAGCGCAAAAGCATTCAGGGCAGCTGCGGTGGGATCTCGTCCATTGGCATGGAAAAAGTCTGCGACTGCCCGGAACCGTGCGATGCCCGTAAAAAAAGGATGGCGCGGGAGCAGCAGCGCCGAATTTTGTAA
- a CDS encoding glycerophosphodiester phosphodiesterase family protein: MRKILALSLLLVTGTSYAGPQIVAHRGGTADAPENTVQAIKLALENQAQAVWITVQLSKDGVPVLYRPSDLKALTNKTGKISDYTLAELSAVDAGWSWGGETHPWRGKGVTIPTLKSVLETWPQTRFYIDIKSPDADPATMGKALLAVLNETQSLGRVRVYSTEDRYLASLPAAIPRFVTRSETRSRLVTVSLSHQCLPPDQTMQEYWYALELNRTVDVVEKFTLGEGVSRSTLTWDKESMGCFRSQGNSHVILLGVNTAEDYKKAEALQADAVMVDSPAAAKAWAK; the protein is encoded by the coding sequence ATGAGAAAAATACTCGCGCTCTCTCTGCTGCTCGTGACGGGAACGAGCTACGCTGGCCCACAGATCGTTGCCCACCGGGGCGGAACAGCCGATGCGCCAGAAAACACAGTACAAGCGATCAAACTGGCCTTAGAGAATCAGGCTCAGGCAGTCTGGATAACCGTGCAGCTCAGTAAAGATGGCGTTCCGGTCCTGTATCGTCCTTCTGATTTAAAAGCGCTGACGAACAAAACAGGCAAAATCTCGGACTACACGCTTGCGGAGTTATCGGCAGTTGACGCTGGCTGGAGCTGGGGCGGTGAAACCCATCCCTGGCGTGGCAAAGGGGTGACGATCCCCACCCTGAAAAGCGTGCTGGAAACCTGGCCACAAACCCGGTTTTATATTGATATCAAATCACCTGACGCCGATCCGGCCACGATGGGAAAAGCGCTTCTTGCGGTGCTTAATGAGACCCAGAGTCTGGGGCGGGTGAGGGTTTATTCTACTGAGGACCGTTATCTTGCCTCGCTTCCGGCAGCAATCCCACGCTTTGTTACCCGAAGTGAAACGCGCTCCAGGCTGGTAACGGTATCGCTGAGCCATCAGTGCCTGCCACCAGATCAGACGATGCAGGAGTACTGGTACGCGCTAGAGCTGAACAGAACCGTTGACGTGGTTGAGAAATTTACCCTTGGTGAAGGGGTGTCCCGCTCAACCCTCACATGGGATAAAGAATCCATGGGCTGTTTCCGCTCGCAGGGCAACAGTCACGTTATCTTGCTGGGCGTGAACACCGCCGAAGATTATAAAAAGGCAGAGGCGCTGCAGGCGGATGCGGTGATGGTCGACTCGCCCGCCGCCGCAAAAGCATGGGCTAAATAA